GGGGGGGGCTCTGGATGGGGTTAGATGGGTCCCCAGCATCAGAGCGGGGGGCCTAAGCCTGTGGGGCTCTGGAGGGGTTAAGGGCCGCCAGGCACAGAGGCTGGGGGTGCCCAAggggccttgggggggggggctctggaggGGTTAGAGGGTCgcccagcacagagctggggggtcCTTAAGGCCTTGGGGTGGGCTCGGAGGGTTAGAGGGTCCCAGCATCAGAGGGCGGGGGTCCCTAAGCTTGGGGGGCCTGGAGGGCGTTACGAGGTCCCCAGCACAAAGCGTGGGGGGGTCGCTAAGCCTTAGGGGGGGCTCTGGAGGGGTTAGAGGGtccccagcacagcagctggTGGGTCCCACCTGGGGGGCTCCTGGAGGGGTTAGAGGGGCCCCCGCACAACAGGCTGGGGGGGTGCCCCAAGGCCTGGGGGCTCTGGAGGGGTTAGAGGGTCGCCCCGCACGACAGCTGGGGGGTCGCGCCCACTTGGGGGGGCTCTGGAGGGGTTAGAGGGTCCTCCCGGCACAAAGCTGGGGGGGCTTGGAGGGTTAGAGGGTCCCAGGTGCAAGAGCTGGGGGGTCCTAAGCCTTGGGGGGGGCTCTGGAGGGTTAGAGGGCCCCCAGCACAGAGTCTGCGGGGTCTCCAACCCGTGGGAAGGGCGTTGGAGTGTGCGGGGGGTCCTCACGGCTGGGGAGGGATGCGTGGGGGGCGGGTATCAGAGGCTTGGCCCGCCCCCGGCCGGCGGGAATTCAGCATCCCGCGGGGCGGGCCGCAGGGCCCGGTACTCTGCAGCGGGCTGCCCGTGCCCTCGGCCGGTCCCGGCCCAGCGGCGCGCACCATGGCGGCGCCGGGGGCCCGGCGTgcggcggcggctgctgcagggggtggcttgcctggggcctggggcttggGCCCCCGCGGCGGTACGCGCTTCAAGAAGAAATGGGTGAGGGAACGGGAACCGCCCGCAGAGTGAGAGCGCCCTCCCCAGGGACTACCCCAAATCCTCCCCGCTAATCTACCCCCGAATCCCTCGTACCGGCCATTACGCCGCCCGAAAAGCCTCCCCCGCAACCGTTCCTCCAGGGACCCCCCAAATCCTCCATCCGCTGAATCTCCCGCCCGAATCCTCCCTAGTAGTCCATTGACCCTCGACCCCCGAAAGCTCCCCGCTACATTCCCCATGGGGGTCCGCCCAAGGTGACTCCCCAAATCCTCCCTGGCCCATGTCGAAATAACCCCCCCCGCCGCGCGAAATCCTCGCCCCCGAAATCCTCGGCGCTCCTAACTCCCCATTGATCCCCCCGAGAAAAGCCTCCCCGCATCGGGTCCTTCAGGGACTTCCCCAAATCCTCCGCGCCGCACATCGAACATAACCCCCCTCACCCTGTCTAATTCCTCCCCCCAATCCTCCTCTACTGCCCAACTCCATTGACCCCCCCCCGAAAAGCCTTCCCCCCGCATCATTCCTCCAGGGACTCCCAAATACCTCCCCGGCCCCAtcgaaataaccccctccccgtTAATCCTCCCCCCGCGAAATCTTCCCTCCTAACACGACGCCCCCCCCCACAAAGCTCCGCCCCATCTATTCCCCACGAAAttctctccccacaccctggGATTCAGCCTGCCCAGAACCACAGCCCAGCTACTGACCCAGCCCCACTAACCCCCCACAATCCACCTCCTGCGTTCCCTACTAAAACCCCAAAATCCTCCCTTGCCCCTGAAATGTTTCCCTTCctcctaacccccacccccaccagtccCCTGAAattgtctccctcccccacactctaCTGATACCCGAAAAGATGCTCCAGCACCCTCGCTAATGCCTCATTGAAATTCTCCCTACACACCCTTCGGCTCGGGCCACCCAGTACCAGAGCCCACTACTGACCCAGCTCTTGGCCCCCATGCCCTCCTAACTTCCCGAAATCCATCCCCTGCACTCCCTACTAAGCCCTGGAAatgtttcccttcccccccccccccatccccactaaCCCACTCTGCATCTAAAAACCATTCTGCTCCCCCTCTATCCTTCTCAGTaatccccccaaaatcttccctccacccctctgcTGATTCCACCAGCCCAAaattctcttctttcccctcccctctcacccTAGAGAGGGAtcgctcagtagtttgagcattagtctgataaacccagggttgtgagttcaattcttgagggggccatttagggatctcaggcaaaaatctgtctggggattggtccagaTTTGAGCAGGgtgtgggactagatgacctcctgaggttccttccaaccttgatattcagTTAATCCCCCTGAAACCTAATCCTCCCAGCTAATGGCTGATCCCCCTCATTCTCCTTCCCATCCATACATCCAAAGCCTCTTGTCTAATATctcctttctccagccccaggcaTTCTGTCCCTTTTCTACAAGTAACACCCCACCACTACTAATCCCAAGGCCTCCTTTTCACATGTTGCTTCTATGGCTTAATTACTGGTTCCACACAGCTTTAATGGAGCTGTAAAAACATGCTGAAGTGAGGCCGTGTTCCATTTCCACTCTGCACACCCAGTCTTGCTATTTTCAAACTGAATGCAAATTACTCAGcttttctgtgccttagtttccccatctgtgcaatgagCAGAACAGCTGCCTCCTAGCAGGGCTGTTTTATTTCTGGATTGTTTGGGACTCAGTTGAAGTTCCTCCTGGGACAGGTGCGGGCAGAAGTGCCAAGTGTAACTGTGGTAAAGCAGAGCCTCGCTCTTGATCATTCCAGTCACGGAAGTGGGGAAACGTCACAGTGAAAAAGTGTTTGATTCTTTCACGTGGCTAACCTTTCAATTTCTCTGAAGGCTAGCACTGCTCCCAAGATCTCGGCCAGCCGGCTGGCTCTGCAGAACTTCGACATGAACTACAGTGTGCAGTTTGGCAGCCTGTGGCCCTCGATTCGCGTCAGCCTTCTCTCGGAACAGAAATACGGCGCGCTCATCAACAATTTCTCTGACGCCGACAGGGTCAGCCGAGAACTGGAACTTCTAAACGCTGTGGATTTTATTTATGAATCTCAGAAAGCAGCTCGGCACATGCAGGGGGATTCGCCTGTAGAACGAGTGAGGGGTGAGGAAACAGTGCCCCAAGAAACCCACAGAGAACAGTTGTCTGTGGAACAAACACAGATGCCATCATCGCTTTCTACGTCCATCAGCCCCAACATCAAGTGTTACACGTTCTCCAAAGGAGATGTCAGTCGGTTTCCTCCGGCAAGGTATGGCACTCGGAAGCATTGTGGCCTgtaactcaggagatctgggttcggTTCCTGTATCTGTCACTGGCTTGCTGGGTAGGCTTGGGgaaattgctttaaaaactgtgtgcctcagtttccctgtctataaaaCAGAGATTTTATACTGcgttctttgtaaagcactttgagatctactgatgaaaaatgctgtataagagctaggtattaacTGTTCTGTAACACTGATTGGAAAGTTGAGCCGGTTGTGCTGTGTGTATACTTGTTACAATTCTTTTCCCCTAACCCCTCCTCAAAAGCGGATGTTCAGTCTCTGGGTTTGAGGCTACCTTGTAGGAATCATCTTCCAAGCTAGGACTTGTAGAGTAACAGAAATAAAAGCCAttcgccccctcccctcccaaattCATCACATACAGCATTGTATTTAGCTGCATTGAACTTAATCTCTACATGTTTCTTCTGTGGCTCAGCTGCTGGTTCTACACAGCTTTAATGGAGCTTGTGAAAACGTTGTGCTGGGGTGAGGTGAAGAAGCATATTAGGGTTCTGTAAAATACATACAATATAGGAATATTTAAAGCAGACAAAGCACTAAGCAATATACTTTGAGGAATCATTCTTTGGTGGCCTGGAGATGAACTAGGTCATCATCGAATCGGTGTCTTCCATCTGGAACATTGTATTTTTCTGGGATTGTATGTTCTGGTCCTTCATCAAACGTACCTGATGGGTAACTATCTCTGGGAATATGGCATTCATGTGTTTTTAACCTGAGGGTTTCAAGCTCTGTATCTTaacttttttcttcagatttttatAACATACTTGGTTTTCAATTATCTCTTGGAATTTCTAGACCAGATGCTTTAGGAACCCTTGGCTACTATCTGCTGGATGCCGCATCACTCTTGCCTGTCTTGGCTCTCAATGTGCAGCCTGGTGACCTAGTCCTTGAcctctgtgcagcacctggtggCAAGACGCTGGCTCTTCTGCAGACAGGATGTTGCCGTAAGTAAAGTTGGCGATCCCACCCTTCACCTGTCCACAAAGGTGCTTCAGGGTATAGATGGGGTTAGATGCTTAGCAGGTGATCTTTGCTCACTATGACAGGGTTGTAATGATAAATTCCTTATAGTCCCCAATTTGACTTTCTGCTCTCTCTTCCCAAGTTATATTGGCATGGAGTGTTCTGCAAAAGCCCATCTGTTAGTGTCAGGTGGATTTTTTCCATCTGACCACTCTCCTGTGATTATAGGATCTGGGCAATTGGGACGTCAGTTTGTCTCTGTGTGTTGGTTTTCTTCACGTTCTTTCtctgtgtcaaggttttttccccactttgaactttaggttcaagaagtggggacttgcatgatcacttttaagcttaattactagccttaatttggtacgctgccaccagccaaaagtctgtgtctggcacacttctgtttccccaaaacctttccaggggaacccaagacccaaaccccttaggtcttaaaacaaggagaaattacccatccccctcctttccccccagactctcctctccttgggttgccttgagaggcttacacagatccaaactccttggagcttaaaacaaagaggagttaaccatctcccctccttttccccccaccaatccctggttagtttagactcaatcccttggattctaaaacaaggaaaaatcaatcaggttcttaaaaagaaagcttttaattaaagaaagaaaagtaaaaattatctctgtaaaatcaagatggaaaaatgtttacagggtcttcagctatatagactagagggactcgcTCCCCCTAGCATAAAATACaggttacagcaaacagaggtaaaatccttccagcaaaatacacatttgcaaataaagaaaacaaacaaatctaatcctctttctatctattacttactatctggaacctgagagtctgtttcagtaagactggagaaatctggttacatgactggcttctcttaatctcaagagagaacagagaacaaagaaaaacaacacaaaacaaagacttccctccacccagatttgaaagtatcttgtctcctgattggttctttggtcaggtatcagccaggttcactgaacttcttaaccttttacaggtaaaagagacattaacccttaaccatctgtttatgacactctgtGTGTGTTCTGTTGTCCCTCTCATGACAGGTCACCTGGCTGCCAACGATATCTCTGCTTCCCGCAGTAACAGGCTGCACAGAGTTCTCTGTAGCTACATTCCCAAAGACATCAGCGCTGATGTGCGCATCACATCCTGGGATGGAAGGAAGTGGGGGGAACTGGAGGGGGACACTTACAATAGGGTAAGTGACTGAAAATATGGAAAAGGCAGACCTGTCTAGCTGAGTTTTCTGGCACTGGTAGAGGAAAATGCTGGATGCTTCTGAGGAAGGCAATAATTTATTTATCCAACTATGCAATGGTGGAGAAGGGGGAATTCTCCCCTTAAATGTTGATCTGCAAGAGAGAAACTGTTTAATTTCCCTTCTCTTAGCTGACATAGCTACAAATGCGATAACATGAAATTATCAGCCCTTTTAAAATCTAGCTCTCAATCTGCCTATCCCCCAGACTCATGAGCAACCTACCAATGACAATCCAGTGTGTGTACCTGGActctgataccatggtgataggcaCTATCTAAACAGTTGACTAGATCAGAATGTGTGCAGGGATAGTGGAGGAACTGGGCAAAGGAAAAGGACTCTGAACAAATTTCTAAGCTTTAATCAGGTGGCGAACTGAGCTGAGATCCCAGTCCTCTATcatgcaggtgcttgtggatgtGCCGTGCACGACTGATAGACATTCCGTCATGGAAGAGGACAACAACATTTTCAGTCAAATGAGAATGAAGGAGCGTCAGATGTTGCCGATGCTGCAGGTGCAGCTGCTTCTGTGAGTGAGCTTGACCCCACCTGAGGCAGGCGATCTGTCTGTCCACCCAGGTTCTCATACTGGCTGCTGGGCTGAGTATAGAAAACCATACCTCAGGATGGGAGAGATTGGAGTCAAATGATACCTTGTTTGGAGAATTCATGCAGTTTCCTTTaactgcagtatctgagtgcctcacagacGTTAAGAAACTCGTATCCTCACAATACCTCCGTGAGACAGGAAACTTTagcatcaccattttacagatgggaaactgaggcacagaggtggcaCCCAGGGATTCTAtagcaaaaaaacaaatattgaagcCAATCTTTAAAATCCCAACCCAgtcccttaaccacaagaccatttcTCCTCTGCATCCTTTCTCAGCCTGTTCTGTGTCCCTGGAGCATGTGGCTGAATGAACTCTCAGTCTACTGCTTATGGTCTCCTTTCCAGCAGAATGACTCATCCTGCTTCTGTTTACTGTTTGTCTCACTGTGGGACAAATGCTTATTATCATTGCAGTGTTAAATTCTCCTGCAACTGCAGTGATAGCGTGGAGCCGTCTAGACTGCGGCATCCAGAAGCCCTGTCCATCTCTCGCTAGCCAGGAGGTTGGCTTCCCCTCTTCAGCAGACAGTCTGTGCTAATGACGCATACAGTCACAGCAGGGCCTTACTCCTTTACATCCCATAATCATCCTTTTGTTCCCCTCCAATCTAGCGCTGGACTCCTCGCTGCCAGACCGGGAGGGGAAGTGGTGTACTCCACGTGCTCCCTGTCTCAGCTGCAGAACGAGTACGTCGTTGAGAGAGCTGTTGAGGTAGCAGAAACTGAATACAACATCAATGTCCACGTTGAAGACTTAAGCTACTTCAGGAGACTCTTCCAggacacattttctttctttgcagaCTGCAGGCTGGGGGAGCTTGTCCTTCCCCACCTCACGGCAAACTTTGGACCCATGTACTTCTGCAGATTACGCCGGGAACAGTAGGGGTGTCGGCTTTTTGACCCCCTCTCCCTGGTGGAGGTGAGATTGGGCAGTTCGTCTTCATCCAGCTGCATCTCTGTTGTGACATTCTGAACGGAGGTGATCTCACTCTTTTCCAGGCTGTAATGAAATACCCAGAGGTTCCAGAGAGAGAACTGCTTTGTGATTCTTTTAAAACACCTGGAAGGGAACGTCTGCTTCTGTGCTACAAACACTGAGAATAAATGCTGTAGACATGATAAGAGTGTAATGTGTCTTCTCTGTTTCTGGAAGCAGGACTTCCCAGGATCTAGCTAAAATTTGTTTGCAACttgattgtttttcttctccAACCTCCTCTGCTTATTTGTAAAATAACCACAGAGGGAATTAGTGCTCAGAGCTGAGGTTGAGCACTCTGGAGTTTGCTTCTGGTTCTGCAGCCGCTCGGCTTTAAGCAAGTCACTTCGTGTGTCAcaattcctcatctgtaacatTGCAGTGatatcttcctccctcccctctgctggcATTTGGAAATGCAGCCCTAGGTCCACAGACGAAAGGCTCTATAGACACACATGCTATTACATACACCCCTGCAGTCAGATACGGATAGGACTATATACGTGATGGATTAGCTCTTGTGTAGCACTTTCCCAGCAGAAGATCACCAAGTGTTTTTTAAAGGTAGGTAAGTACCACTGTCCCCTTTTCTAGATAGGGAGAATGAGGTCTGATAAGTGGGAGAGCTGCAAAGGACACCCAATGAGTTAATAGTAGAGCGGCGGGTAGAACTCGGTCCCAGGTCCTATCATGGAGGTTTCAGTTGATTTGCAGTGAGCAGATATCCGTATTACATCACCTCCTACAGTCCCCTCCATTGTTAGCAGACCAGAGTAGCCAAGAGCCACACCCACATGAAATAACTTCCTACCTGTACTTCCCCATGGAAGCTGTTGTTGTGGGGTGTTCAAAAGGCCTAACGGAAATGGGGGGTTCTGCTGCTATTGAAATGCTACTGGAGTTAGGGGTGCAActctcttaggctcctttgaaaatccccgcTGCAGGTATTGTCAGCAGTCAGGAATGGGAGAGGATGTGCCATGAATGAGAGGGCAGGGGGTCCTTGAGAGAACTTCTGCACCATAAGAACTTCCCATATAGAAACAAGAGACTTAAGCCCTAACTCAGTTCTTGATCAATTGCATAGTCAATTGCTTGACTACGCTGTGGTTAGCTGGtcttgagtatatttcataacGAACCAATGTCAGTCAGGTGGTACAGGAAAACAGTTCTATACGGTACCAGTCTGCGAAGAGGAGTCCCATGTCGTGAGATTCACTTTATGTAGCAGGTGTGCTCCCCGAAGTTATATCCCTTAAGCCACCTTTTTATACCCTACTTGTTTACCAGCGTAAGGTACTGTATATGTCACCTGAAACTGGATTCAACTGATCAGCTTCCTCCCTTATTTGTTTCTGGTATCATGGTGTACCCCTTTATCTTTTGCTCTAAATCCATGCATTCCAGGTCATGATGCACCCTTATCTTTGTTCTGAACACGTGAATTTCATGTACAAAGAGGTATGAAGACACCTAGGTCTATATGGGTAACTCCTTTCCTGTTGCCATGAGGAAATAATCATATGCTCTGAGACTGACAGTTTTCCTGTCTACTAAAGCCAAGGCTTACTTCGGCTAATGCAAGGTGTTATGGGCTACATAGCATACGTGTACATGATTACAACAAAGGTCCAGGCCAATTTTGGGCTATATAACTGCCGTAGTAATGCTTAATAATCTGTATACAATACTTAACTGCTTGGAATATGTATGACAGGTAATATCGTCAGCATAGCATGGATATAAGTTAGCCTGTGTATATTAGCATCAGCTACAATTAGCAATTACATTTTTACCAGGTGACAAAGTGGCTGACTATAGAACACGGTATCTGTGATTTGAGGGAACATGGAACACGTGGGAATGCTGGAACTTTGAACCTTTGCATAAGTTTCTCTTGAGCTGCAGGCCTTCATGGAAAAGTTCTGCAAAGCTTAGTAGGGATGAAAATATCAGGGTTTTAAAGAAATGTCATAGGGTTCTGGAGAAATGATTCCATCTCCCTCTGGAATGGAACAGAGAATCTACCAAAGGGATATACAGTTGTACTGAATTCTCTAGGGCTTTGCCACATGGTGGAGTTGTTGTTACAGGGGATGAATGCAAACAGAGCATGGGCAGATCCTGCGTCATGACCCAACACCATCTGACCATGCAtcatgcttggggtggaggctgaaaaGGGGCCCGTGCATCTTATGGAGGGTGGAGCCAGTTCCCCATGGGGATAGTGACTTCATCCCAGTGGTGGGAGCTGACTAGGTACACCTTGGGGGTTTAGACTGAGGATGGGGCTGGGCTATGTTTGTCTAGTCTATTTCAATAAGTCCTCTAAATTGAAAGGGAACCAGCAGTCAATTAGAagctatatttaaataattaagtTACACAGGTTGGACCTGAAGAGTCAGTCTTTACAATGTATTGTGCAGAAGAATGATGGCAACACTAAAAAGCTTGTCAGGCAGAAACAATTCCATGGGAACATGGCAACGTGGGTTGGAGGTCATTCCTATGC
This sequence is a window from Chelonoidis abingdonii isolate Lonesome George chromosome 7, CheloAbing_2.0, whole genome shotgun sequence. Protein-coding genes within it:
- the NSUN4 gene encoding 5-cytosine rRNA methyltransferase NSUN4, coding for MNYSVQFGSLWPSIRVSLLSEQKYGALINNFSDADRVSRELELLNAVDFIYESQKAARHMQGDSPVERVRGEETVPQETHREQLSVEQTQMPSSLSTSISPNIKCYTFSKGDVSRFPPARPDALGTLGYYLLDAASLLPVLALNVQPGDLVLDLCAAPGGKTLALLQTGCCRHLAANDISASRSNRLHRVLCSYIPKDISADVRITSWDGRKWGELEGDTYNRVLVDVPCTTDRHSVMEEDNNIFSQMRMKERQMLPMLQVQLLLAGLLAARPGGEVVYSTCSLSQLQNEYVVERAVEVAETEYNINVHVEDLSYFRRLFQDTFSFFADCRLGELVLPHLTANFGPMYFCRLRREQ